A part of Streptantibioticus cattleyicolor NRRL 8057 = DSM 46488 genomic DNA contains:
- a CDS encoding B12-binding domain-containing radical SAM protein, with the protein MRVLLVWPRNERALLSDRLSCCEPLPLEYLAGALRGAHDVTIHDLRVDTSLEEYAATHEAPDLIGVAIPYTTSVRVSRDVTHQARRLWPGTPIVLGGHHPTVSAEWLTGFAADWIVAGEGGGPLAHLAAELEAGRTPAPVRGLAPYDARTGLERDRRPKPSALDDLPMPDRTRLAHHRGRYFHSIYRPVALIRFTAGCPYTCKFCSLWRMTDRRYLVKDIDRVLAEIADIDGDNLYVVDDEAFIQPVRMLELADAIDKAGFRKKFHMYVRTDTALRRPDVIARWAEIGLDSVLVGAESMTDEELTGYRKGTDPGQTRRALDLFHGNGVKVRANFIVQPDWSEADFARLGRTVDELQVDMPSFSVLTPLPGTDLYDEAKLGLISDNPELFDCYHSLFRTRLPLERFYGELADLLAGASARTAPGVTGESDPSVFYYSDDDAFDQMLRELRRGADWSHPRESWSPTREPETVAGTG; encoded by the coding sequence ATGAGGGTCTTGCTGGTGTGGCCTCGTAACGAGCGGGCCCTCCTCAGCGACCGGCTCAGCTGTTGTGAGCCGCTGCCGCTGGAATACCTGGCGGGCGCCCTGCGCGGCGCCCACGACGTCACCATCCACGACCTGCGGGTGGACACCTCCCTGGAGGAGTACGCCGCCACCCACGAGGCGCCCGACCTGATCGGCGTCGCCATCCCCTACACCACCAGCGTCCGGGTCTCCCGGGACGTGACCCACCAGGCCCGGCGGCTGTGGCCGGGCACCCCGATCGTGCTGGGCGGCCACCACCCGACCGTCAGCGCCGAGTGGCTGACCGGGTTCGCCGCCGACTGGATCGTGGCCGGCGAGGGCGGCGGACCACTGGCCCACCTCGCCGCCGAACTGGAGGCCGGCCGCACCCCCGCCCCGGTACGCGGCCTCGCCCCCTACGACGCCCGCACCGGGCTCGAACGCGACCGGCGCCCCAAGCCGTCCGCCCTCGACGACCTGCCGATGCCGGACCGCACCCGCCTGGCCCACCACCGCGGACGCTACTTCCACTCCATCTACCGGCCGGTGGCGCTCATCCGCTTCACCGCCGGCTGCCCGTACACCTGCAAGTTCTGCTCGCTGTGGCGGATGACCGACCGCCGCTACCTGGTCAAGGACATCGACCGGGTGCTCGCCGAGATCGCCGACATCGACGGCGACAACCTCTACGTCGTCGACGACGAGGCGTTCATCCAGCCGGTCCGCATGCTGGAACTGGCCGACGCCATCGACAAGGCGGGCTTCCGCAAGAAGTTCCACATGTACGTACGCACCGACACCGCGCTGCGCCGCCCCGACGTGATCGCCCGCTGGGCCGAGATCGGGCTGGACTCGGTGCTGGTGGGTGCCGAGTCGATGACCGACGAGGAACTGACCGGCTACCGCAAGGGCACCGACCCCGGCCAGACCAGGCGCGCGCTGGACCTCTTCCACGGCAACGGGGTCAAGGTCCGCGCCAACTTCATCGTGCAACCCGACTGGTCCGAGGCGGACTTCGCCCGGCTCGGCCGCACGGTCGACGAACTCCAGGTGGACATGCCCAGCTTCTCGGTGCTCACCCCGCTGCCGGGCACCGACCTGTACGACGAGGCCAAGCTCGGGCTGATCAGCGACAACCCCGAACTCTTCGACTGCTACCACTCGCTGTTCCGCACCCGGCTGCCGCTGGAGCGGTTCTACGGCGAACTGGCCGACCTGCTGGCCGGCGCCAGCGCCCGTACCGCGCCCGGGGTGACCGGGGAGAGCGACCCGTCGGTCTTCTACTACTCCGACGACGACGCCTTCGACCAGATGCTGCGGGAACTGCGACGCGGCGCCGACTGGTCGCACCCGCGCGAGAGCTGGTCGCCGACGCGCGAGCCCGAGACGGTCGCCGGCACCGGATGA
- a CDS encoding B12-binding domain-containing radical SAM protein, whose translation MTVPAARSGRKVYFIGLNAVPFLPLVAGLLRTYAEQDPRVAAGYDFQEPVFLVDGVQEMAAGITDPDVLALSCYVWNFRRQMKVARLVKERHPGMLVVAGGPHVPDRPGDFFARHPYVDVLVHGEGETAFRELLIERLADHPDYTRVPGVSVRHGTEAVPGRPAERLPRRIETPSPYLLGVMDGAVATCRQRDLRFYALWETNRGCPYSCAFCDWGSATMSALRLFDAERLQEEIEWFAEHDVEDLFVCDANFGILPRDLEIARALADARAATGAPKLIRVNFAKNSNDRVFEISKTWHDADLLMGTTLSMQSTDLDVLEAIDRKNIGLENYRKLQQRYATENIHTYTELILGLPLESPRSFRDGIGSLLEAGNHEDIRVYEFGILPNAPINTPEKIAGYGLRTVPKRLYVEEPGTPDDEAETVDMVMETNAMSRDEWVDCFGFVQAVQFLHNGCYTRYLSMYLRQRHDIGYTAFYERLQQYFGARPDTVLGSIYLRMRKLYHDYIDIPELPLANLVASQPDMAADLARYGKRRGWTIDNWGWLRIANDFERTYTELRDFVAALGVDDTSDPDLAEVFRFQQDVMLRPDYDPAAGRTTEYTADWPGYFTTGELRRRPVRMRLADQRFGANGRYTPVPGDLKAFARAAIGPSYPVSRIGHYRHRFEAAEVTSPAEPVLTEQR comes from the coding sequence ATGACCGTCCCCGCCGCGCGCAGCGGTCGCAAGGTGTACTTCATCGGCCTCAACGCGGTGCCGTTCCTGCCCCTGGTGGCCGGTCTGCTGCGCACCTACGCGGAACAGGATCCGCGCGTCGCGGCCGGATACGACTTCCAGGAACCGGTGTTCCTGGTCGACGGGGTCCAGGAGATGGCCGCCGGGATCACCGACCCGGACGTGCTGGCGCTCTCCTGCTACGTGTGGAACTTCCGCCGCCAGATGAAGGTGGCCCGGCTGGTCAAGGAACGCCACCCGGGGATGCTGGTGGTCGCCGGCGGCCCGCACGTCCCCGACCGGCCCGGTGACTTCTTCGCCCGCCACCCCTACGTCGACGTGCTCGTGCACGGCGAGGGCGAGACGGCCTTCCGGGAACTGCTCATCGAGCGGCTGGCCGACCACCCCGACTACACCAGGGTGCCGGGCGTCTCGGTACGCCACGGCACCGAGGCGGTGCCCGGCCGCCCGGCCGAGCGGCTGCCGCGCCGCATCGAGACCCCCAGCCCCTACCTGCTGGGCGTGATGGACGGCGCGGTGGCCACCTGCCGCCAACGCGACCTGCGGTTCTACGCGCTGTGGGAGACCAACCGCGGCTGCCCCTACTCGTGTGCCTTCTGCGACTGGGGCTCGGCCACCATGAGCGCGCTGCGGCTCTTCGACGCCGAACGCCTCCAGGAGGAGATCGAGTGGTTCGCCGAACACGACGTCGAGGACCTCTTCGTCTGCGACGCCAACTTCGGCATCCTCCCCCGTGACCTGGAGATCGCGCGCGCCCTCGCCGACGCCCGGGCGGCCACCGGGGCACCCAAACTGATCCGGGTCAACTTCGCCAAGAACTCCAACGACCGGGTCTTCGAGATCAGCAAGACCTGGCACGACGCCGACCTGCTGATGGGCACCACCTTGTCCATGCAGTCCACCGACCTCGACGTGCTGGAGGCCATCGACCGCAAGAACATCGGCCTGGAGAACTACCGCAAACTCCAGCAGCGGTACGCCACCGAGAACATCCACACCTACACCGAACTCATCCTCGGCCTCCCGCTGGAGTCACCGCGCAGCTTCCGGGACGGCATCGGCTCCCTGCTGGAAGCCGGCAACCACGAGGACATCCGCGTCTACGAGTTCGGCATCCTGCCCAACGCCCCCATCAACACCCCCGAGAAGATCGCCGGTTACGGCCTGCGAACCGTACCCAAGCGGCTCTACGTCGAAGAGCCCGGCACCCCGGACGACGAGGCGGAGACCGTGGACATGGTGATGGAGACCAACGCCATGTCCCGGGACGAATGGGTCGACTGCTTCGGCTTCGTCCAGGCCGTGCAGTTCCTGCACAACGGCTGCTACACCCGCTATCTGTCGATGTACCTGCGGCAACGCCACGACATCGGCTACACCGCCTTCTACGAACGGCTCCAGCAGTACTTCGGCGCCCGCCCCGACACCGTGCTCGGCTCGATCTACCTGCGGATGCGCAAGCTGTACCACGACTACATCGACATCCCCGAACTGCCGCTGGCCAACCTGGTCGCCAGCCAGCCCGACATGGCCGCCGACCTCGCCCGGTACGGCAAGCGGCGCGGCTGGACCATCGACAACTGGGGCTGGCTGCGGATCGCCAACGACTTCGAACGCACCTACACCGAACTGCGTGACTTCGTGGCCGCCCTCGGCGTGGACGACACCAGCGACCCCGACCTCGCCGAGGTCTTCCGGTTCCAGCAGGACGTGATGCTGCGCCCCGACTACGACCCGGCGGCCGGCCGCACCACCGAGTACACCGCCGACTGGCCCGGCTACTTCACCACCGGCGAGCTGCGCAGGCGCCCGGTCCGGATGCGCCTGGCCGACCAGCGCTTCGGCGCCAACGGCCGCTACACCCCGGTACCCGGCGACCTCAAGGCGTTCGCCCGCGCCGCCATCGGCCCCAGCTACCCGGTCTCCCGCATCGGCCACTACCGGCACCGGTTCGAAGCCGCCGAGGTCACCTCGCCGGCCGAGCCCGTCCTGACCGAGCAGCGGTGA
- a CDS encoding MFS transporter, which yields MSAPAHGSPARGASTVALAVLASACGLFALMQLAVTMLLTQLRHGFGVGAADTGWVVSGHLLVACVATPVVGRLGDLYGRRRVLLAVLAVFAAGGAVAASADTFGLLLAARLVMGVAGGLFPLAVGLVREGFPAGALAGPFGVLSASFGVGGGAGIMLAGVVEGDPDGYRWVFATGAALAALLLLIGAAVLPETPRRAGQRLDAPGLTLLAVSSALVLLALGRYGRDGIGSVTGSTLLAGAVVSGAALLAWERRTTTPMMDLRLMSRRPIWTLNAVSLLTGLVMFVTGTFPPAIAEAPRSAGGLGVAGLGVIVVMMPMEIGTLGGGLLSGRLGRVLPPRAVMVTGTVLFAASAVVFAFLPVSMASLALGTLLNGAATGVLGGAMTELITLASPGGTTGVVVGTNSLLRSLGGSFGVQAGSMVLAAGTTGDHPSPAAYTLVFAGTAVLGALGICAGSAFPRAARSNGHTTGTNPPPRARLTG from the coding sequence GTGAGCGCACCGGCGCACGGCTCCCCGGCGCGCGGCGCGAGCACCGTGGCGCTGGCCGTACTGGCCAGCGCCTGCGGGCTGTTCGCGCTCATGCAACTGGCCGTGACGATGCTGCTCACCCAGTTGCGGCACGGCTTCGGCGTCGGCGCGGCGGACACCGGCTGGGTGGTCTCCGGCCACCTGCTGGTGGCGTGCGTGGCCACCCCGGTGGTGGGGCGCCTGGGCGACCTGTACGGCAGGCGCCGGGTACTGCTGGCGGTGCTCGCCGTCTTCGCGGCCGGCGGCGCGGTGGCCGCGAGCGCCGACACCTTCGGGCTGCTGCTGGCCGCTCGGCTGGTGATGGGCGTGGCCGGCGGCCTCTTCCCGCTCGCGGTCGGCCTGGTGCGGGAGGGGTTCCCGGCGGGTGCGCTGGCCGGCCCGTTCGGGGTGCTCTCCGCGTCGTTCGGGGTCGGCGGCGGCGCCGGCATCATGCTGGCCGGGGTGGTGGAGGGCGACCCGGACGGCTACCGCTGGGTGTTCGCCACCGGCGCGGCGCTGGCCGCGCTGCTGCTGCTCATCGGCGCGGCGGTGCTCCCGGAGACCCCGCGCCGGGCCGGCCAGCGCCTCGACGCCCCCGGGCTCACCCTGCTCGCCGTCAGCAGCGCCCTGGTGCTGCTGGCGCTGGGCAGATACGGGCGCGACGGGATCGGCTCGGTCACCGGCAGTACGCTGCTGGCCGGCGCCGTGGTGAGCGGGGCCGCGCTGCTCGCCTGGGAACGGCGCACCACCACGCCGATGATGGACCTGCGGCTGATGAGCCGCCGGCCGATCTGGACACTCAACGCGGTCAGCCTCCTCACCGGCCTGGTGATGTTCGTGACCGGGACGTTCCCGCCGGCCATCGCCGAGGCTCCGCGCTCGGCCGGCGGCCTCGGGGTGGCCGGGCTCGGTGTGATCGTGGTGATGATGCCGATGGAGATCGGCACGCTGGGCGGCGGGCTGCTGTCCGGACGGCTGGGCCGCGTGCTGCCGCCCCGGGCCGTGATGGTCACCGGCACCGTGCTCTTCGCCGCCTCCGCCGTGGTCTTCGCCTTCCTGCCGGTCAGCATGGCCTCCCTCGCCCTGGGCACGCTGCTCAACGGCGCGGCCACCGGTGTCCTCGGCGGCGCGATGACCGAGCTGATCACCCTGGCCTCGCCGGGCGGCACCACCGGGGTGGTGGTCGGCACCAACAGCCTGCTGCGCAGCCTCGGCGGCTCCTTCGGCGTCCAGGCCGGCTCCATGGTGCTCGCCGCCGGCACCACCGGCGACCATCCGAGCCCCGCCGCCTACACGCTCGTCTTCGCCGGCACCGCGGTGCTCGGCGCGCTCGGGATCTGCGCCGGTTCCGCCTTCCCCCGCGCCGCCCGCTCGAACGGGCACACCACCGGCACCAACCCCCCACCGCGGGCACGGTTGACCGGCTGA
- a CDS encoding LysR family transcriptional regulator, whose product MQAVADHGSLHAAQRQGWVTQSSASRRLTRLERRLRTVLVSRGSTGARLTDEGHALLHAGQRLLGAIDFAMANAADTDEPGPRLRVLQMAVSTEYTCEAGEEPAVGFPDVVFDLVPAARQDVWSRFDRYAVDAACGWARSTPALRRYGADVRLVVEEPQWVAVPRGHPLAGRGALGLEDLAEAEWVAIVGESTHEDLARAFARHGLTPRVGCTVHSRSAAADLVARGYGFALVSPLCAAPVEDAGYALRPLRQQVVRRLFLATDPLLLPEALARDLCTGLQRRYVQHAAERNPGYLRSTTFPLPAADLSAPPPGRSAATEPDGPRDPLPFLVCERHWTAEGPSSLVEAEHLYLLRVIERTGSLNRAASDLLITQPALTRRIHRLEQVCGRTLVHSAPRGTCLSPMARRLLHCTEAAEDRLDTLVAALRRAAASTTPPLPRQRPAGSGETSKNRASSLLLSSTEVC is encoded by the coding sequence TTGCAAGCCGTAGCCGACCACGGAAGTCTGCACGCCGCACAACGCCAGGGCTGGGTCACCCAGTCGTCCGCCAGCCGCCGCCTCACCCGGCTGGAACGCCGGCTGCGTACCGTCCTGGTCTCCCGGGGCTCCACCGGCGCCCGGCTCACCGACGAGGGCCACGCCCTGCTGCACGCCGGCCAACGCCTGCTCGGCGCCATCGACTTCGCCATGGCCAACGCCGCCGACACCGACGAACCCGGCCCGCGACTGCGCGTCCTGCAGATGGCCGTCTCCACCGAATACACCTGCGAGGCCGGTGAGGAGCCGGCGGTCGGCTTCCCCGACGTCGTCTTCGACCTGGTGCCCGCCGCCCGCCAGGACGTGTGGTCGCGCTTCGACCGCTACGCCGTGGACGCCGCCTGCGGTTGGGCCCGCTCCACCCCGGCGCTGCGACGCTACGGCGCCGACGTGCGCCTGGTCGTCGAGGAGCCGCAATGGGTGGCGGTGCCCCGCGGCCATCCCCTCGCCGGCCGCGGCGCCCTCGGCCTGGAGGACCTCGCCGAGGCCGAATGGGTCGCCATCGTGGGCGAGTCCACCCACGAGGACCTGGCCCGTGCCTTCGCCCGGCACGGGCTCACCCCACGCGTCGGCTGCACCGTCCACTCCCGCAGCGCCGCCGCCGACCTGGTGGCACGCGGCTACGGCTTCGCCCTGGTCTCCCCGCTGTGCGCGGCCCCGGTCGAGGACGCCGGGTACGCGCTGCGCCCGCTGCGCCAGCAGGTCGTGCGCCGCCTCTTCCTCGCCACCGATCCGCTGCTGCTGCCCGAGGCGCTCGCCCGTGACCTGTGTACCGGGCTGCAGCGGCGCTACGTCCAGCACGCTGCCGAACGCAACCCCGGCTATCTGCGCTCCACCACCTTCCCGTTACCCGCCGCTGACCTGTCGGCGCCGCCGCCTGGCCGGTCCGCCGCCACCGAGCCCGACGGCCCCCGCGACCCGCTGCCGTTCCTGGTCTGCGAACGCCACTGGACGGCCGAGGGCCCCTCCTCGCTGGTCGAGGCGGAACACCTCTACCTGCTGCGGGTCATCGAACGCACCGGCAGCCTCAACCGCGCCGCGTCCGACCTGCTGATCACCCAACCCGCCCTCACCCGGCGCATCCACCGCCTGGAACAGGTCTGCGGACGCACCCTGGTGCACAGCGCACCCCGCGGCACCTGCCTTTCCCCCATGGCCCGCCGGCTGCTGCACTGCACCGAGGCCGCCGAGGACCGGCTCGACACCCTCGTCGCCGCGCTGCGCCGGGCCGCGGCGAGCACCACGCCACCCCTGCCCCGTCAACGCCCGGCCGGCAGCGGCGAGACGTCGAAGAACCGGGCCAGCTCCCTGCTGCTCTCCTCCACCGAGGTGTGCTGA
- a CDS encoding HAD family hydrolase, producing MVCAASSPAGALLVDWGGVLTQPFYAGIAEWAARDGVDADAFHALLARHLGPGAPGGAAASVFHRVERGEVPVAELEVTLAESLRRPDGTGPPAEGLIQRMFQPFTMAGAMVELVRRVRASGAAVALLSNSWGHTYDRTGWDGLFDEVVISCEVGMRKPEPEIYRYTARRLGVAPRRCVFLDDLGRNVRAAAAVGMTAVQHTSVEESSRELARFFDVSPLPAGR from the coding sequence ATGGTGTGTGCAGCGTCCAGTCCGGCGGGCGCCCTGCTGGTCGACTGGGGCGGTGTGCTGACCCAGCCGTTCTACGCCGGGATCGCCGAGTGGGCCGCGCGGGACGGGGTGGACGCCGACGCCTTCCACGCGTTGCTGGCCCGGCACCTCGGTCCGGGTGCGCCCGGTGGCGCGGCGGCCTCCGTCTTCCACCGGGTGGAGCGCGGTGAGGTGCCGGTGGCCGAGCTGGAGGTGACGCTGGCGGAGTCGCTGCGCCGCCCGGACGGCACCGGGCCGCCCGCCGAGGGGCTGATCCAGCGCATGTTCCAGCCGTTCACCATGGCCGGCGCCATGGTGGAGCTGGTGCGCCGGGTGCGCGCCTCGGGGGCGGCGGTGGCGTTGCTCTCCAACTCCTGGGGCCACACCTACGACCGCACCGGCTGGGACGGCCTCTTCGACGAGGTGGTCATCTCCTGCGAGGTGGGGATGCGCAAGCCGGAGCCGGAGATCTACCGGTACACCGCGCGGCGGCTCGGGGTGGCGCCGCGGCGGTGTGTCTTCCTGGACGATCTGGGACGCAACGTGCGGGCCGCGGCGGCGGTGGGGATGACCGCCGTTCAGCACACCTCGGTGGAGGAGAGCAGCAGGGAGCTGGCCCGGTTCTTCGACGTCTCGCCGCTGCCGGCCGGGCGTTGA
- a CDS encoding phytanoyl-CoA dioxygenase family protein — protein MPVTQSIQALSDELRRDGVVALDDLVPESVLEVMRRGCAELIGRTERMRISTEEWQLEAEGEGGGWAARAAGKECIPGKVRIIGRAHEHSADLAAVPDLVGLNEKLIEPLHGLPGDFYDCFLWAKPSRVGSQKPWHQDAIFLADEWHEKYVDVYTIWIAVDDAREDNGCLRFLPGSHRERKLYEPDGIDPGDIFASPREPSLDIARIWPGLTPVTLPRKAGSALLFNGYVAHTSAPNTTEDDRRAVSYCYSLPRHPAGPESGR, from the coding sequence ATGCCGGTGACCCAGTCGATCCAGGCCCTGTCCGACGAACTGCGGCGCGACGGTGTCGTGGCGCTGGACGACCTGGTGCCCGAATCCGTACTCGAGGTGATGCGCCGCGGCTGCGCCGAACTGATCGGCCGCACCGAGCGGATGCGCATCAGCACCGAGGAATGGCAGCTGGAGGCCGAGGGGGAGGGCGGCGGATGGGCCGCCCGGGCGGCCGGCAAGGAGTGCATACCCGGCAAGGTGCGCATCATCGGCCGCGCCCACGAACACTCCGCCGACCTCGCCGCCGTCCCCGACCTCGTCGGCCTCAACGAGAAGCTGATCGAACCGCTGCACGGCCTGCCCGGTGACTTCTACGACTGCTTCCTGTGGGCCAAGCCCTCCCGGGTCGGCTCCCAGAAACCCTGGCACCAGGACGCCATCTTCCTGGCCGACGAGTGGCACGAGAAGTACGTGGACGTCTACACCATCTGGATCGCGGTGGACGACGCCCGCGAGGACAACGGCTGCCTGCGCTTCCTGCCCGGCTCCCACCGGGAACGCAAACTCTACGAACCGGACGGCATCGACCCCGGCGACATCTTCGCCTCACCGCGCGAACCGTCCCTGGACATCGCACGCATCTGGCCCGGCCTCACCCCGGTCACCCTGCCCCGCAAGGCCGGCTCGGCGCTGCTGTTCAACGGCTACGTCGCCCACACCTCGGCGCCCAACACCACCGAGGACGACCGGCGTGCCGTCTCCTACTGCTATTCGCTGCCCCGCCACCCCGCCGGGCCGGAGAGCGGACGGTGA
- a CDS encoding GNAT family N-acetyltransferase, with the protein MSPRRLVPIRPADHLPALVRLAADRDRAALGRVEVGATWIAGRLAAPGLDPEHDTALLTGSDGQVAGAVWLSRSSGRSAWDAELLLAPHATPDDAASLLDFAHRRCRTIAAGRPEGEVCLSCFVSERETALRIALSAYGFAAPRPYLRMSVPLGGATAGEPPVPGAVVRVPEGEAGLRAFHAVKNRAFSAEEAGMEPDGFEEWLRWTGADPGADPSQRALLELDGEPVGFANVTDRMAQTRGAAYLRQIGVLPRMRGRRLGAFLLRSVMAAARARGRGEMVLTVDTGNRAGLALYRATGWREESRFYDYAYRVTATPAPAGEVSSAR; encoded by the coding sequence GTGAGCCCACGGCGGCTGGTCCCGATACGCCCCGCAGACCATCTGCCCGCCCTGGTCCGGCTGGCCGCCGACCGCGACCGCGCCGCGCTCGGCCGGGTGGAGGTCGGTGCCACCTGGATCGCCGGCCGGCTGGCCGCCCCGGGGCTCGACCCGGAACACGACACCGCGCTGCTCACCGGCTCCGACGGACAGGTGGCCGGCGCGGTGTGGCTCAGCCGCTCCTCGGGGCGCTCCGCCTGGGACGCCGAACTCCTGCTCGCCCCGCACGCCACCCCCGACGACGCCGCCTCACTGCTCGACTTCGCCCACCGCCGCTGCCGGACCATCGCGGCCGGGCGGCCCGAAGGCGAGGTGTGTCTGTCGTGTTTCGTGTCGGAACGGGAGACCGCGCTGCGGATCGCGCTCAGCGCCTACGGGTTCGCCGCCCCGCGTCCGTACCTGCGGATGTCGGTGCCGCTGGGCGGGGCGACGGCGGGGGAGCCCCCGGTGCCCGGGGCGGTGGTGCGGGTGCCGGAGGGTGAGGCGGGGCTGCGGGCCTTCCACGCGGTGAAGAACCGTGCCTTCTCCGCCGAGGAGGCCGGCATGGAGCCGGACGGCTTCGAGGAGTGGCTGCGCTGGACCGGCGCCGACCCGGGGGCCGATCCGTCCCAGCGCGCGCTGCTCGAACTCGACGGCGAGCCGGTGGGGTTCGCCAACGTCACCGACCGCATGGCGCAGACCCGGGGCGCCGCCTACCTGCGGCAGATCGGCGTGCTGCCGCGGATGCGCGGTCGGCGCCTCGGTGCCTTCCTGCTGCGGTCGGTGATGGCCGCGGCCCGGGCCCGCGGCCGTGGCGAGATGGTGCTCACCGTGGACACCGGCAACCGGGCCGGGCTCGCCCTGTACCGGGCGACCGGGTGGCGCGAGGAGTCGCGGTTCTACGACTACGCGTACCGGGTGACCGCGACCCCCGCGCCCGCCGGGGAGGTCAGCTCCGCCCGATGA
- a CDS encoding enoyl-CoA hydratase/isomerase family protein, producing the protein MDVPVKQESRQDRFEDQDEDRFAAQESIECSRLGDGIALAEFSGAHEQNPFSRARMRELTALMRELDADEKVRCVVLYGGAGRSFGVGGDFHEVSEFTGGDEVNAWIDDITDLYTTVAAISKPVIAAIDGYAIGVGLQISLCCDYRLGSEQARLVMPEFRVGIACNFGGFMLEAAAGRTVMQRMLLTCDEWPAERALADGLLHETVASPRLLDRALELARTISGYTAEAVQSTRPRVNAPFVAGLERIRREAKESHRRAFAAGEAQVRMRRVIGRS; encoded by the coding sequence GTGGATGTCCCAGTGAAGCAGGAGTCGCGGCAGGACCGGTTCGAGGATCAGGACGAGGACCGGTTCGCGGCGCAGGAGTCCATCGAGTGCTCGCGGCTCGGCGACGGGATCGCCCTGGCGGAGTTCTCGGGGGCGCACGAGCAGAACCCGTTCAGCCGCGCGCGGATGCGCGAACTCACCGCGTTGATGCGGGAGTTGGACGCGGACGAGAAGGTCAGGTGCGTGGTGCTGTACGGCGGCGCCGGGCGGTCGTTCGGGGTGGGGGGCGACTTCCACGAGGTGTCGGAGTTCACCGGCGGGGACGAGGTCAACGCGTGGATCGACGACATCACCGACCTGTACACCACGGTGGCGGCAATCTCCAAGCCGGTGATCGCCGCCATCGACGGTTATGCCATCGGTGTCGGGTTGCAGATCTCGTTGTGTTGTGACTACCGGCTCGGCAGTGAGCAGGCACGGCTGGTGATGCCGGAGTTCCGGGTGGGCATCGCCTGCAACTTCGGCGGTTTCATGCTGGAGGCCGCGGCCGGCCGCACCGTGATGCAGCGCATGCTGCTGACCTGCGACGAGTGGCCGGCCGAACGGGCGCTGGCGGACGGGCTGCTGCACGAGACGGTGGCCTCGCCCCGGCTGCTGGACCGGGCCCTGGAGCTGGCCCGGACCATCTCCGGCTACACCGCCGAGGCCGTGCAGTCCACCCGTCCGCGGGTCAACGCGCCTTTCGTGGCCGGGCTGGAGCGGATCCGCCGCGAGGCGAAGGAGTCGCACCGCAGAGCCTTCGCGGCCGGCGAGGCCCAGGTGCGGATGCGCCGCGTCATCGGGCGGAGCTGA
- a CDS encoding quinone oxidoreductase family protein has protein sequence MTLPTETWAVRIHRHGGPEVLVHERLPLPPLGPADVLVAVDTASVSGWDVKYRRGLPPGARLPGRERYRLPLQLGREAAGTVLATGPEAAGRFRPGDRVVAVVHPENPRAPETVRGLGNLSTGIALPGHQAPGGYARYLICHQDMWLPLPSGVDLEQAAVTLWPYATCHRVLRDRLRVALGETLLVCGATGAMGLAALRLARLTGVRVIAMTRYRAKERALRTAGADEVVVAGDPRQACEAVRALTGGEGVDHAVDFTGSAALLRLAVDSLRLGGRLCPAATQRPPGPLPVTTGDLTRLEITVYGIRGARHRDALRVLALLGDGSLPATPIAARFPLSRAGAAHEFLEHNTTAVGRVVLKPGW, from the coding sequence GTGACGCTTCCCACCGAGACCTGGGCGGTGCGGATCCACCGGCACGGCGGGCCGGAGGTGCTCGTCCACGAACGGCTGCCGTTGCCGCCGCTCGGCCCGGCCGACGTCCTGGTCGCCGTCGACACCGCCTCGGTCTCCGGCTGGGACGTGAAGTACCGGCGCGGACTGCCGCCGGGTGCGCGGCTGCCCGGCCGGGAACGGTACCGGCTGCCGCTGCAACTCGGCCGCGAGGCGGCGGGGACGGTGCTCGCCACCGGGCCGGAGGCGGCCGGCCGCTTCCGCCCCGGAGACCGGGTGGTCGCCGTCGTCCACCCGGAGAACCCGCGCGCCCCGGAGACCGTACGCGGCCTGGGAAACCTCTCCACCGGCATCGCCCTCCCCGGCCACCAGGCGCCGGGCGGCTACGCACGCTACCTGATCTGCCATCAGGACATGTGGCTGCCCTTGCCGTCCGGCGTCGACCTCGAACAGGCCGCCGTGACGCTGTGGCCGTACGCGACCTGCCACCGCGTACTGCGCGACCGGTTGCGGGTGGCGCTCGGCGAGACGCTGCTGGTGTGCGGCGCCACCGGGGCGATGGGGCTGGCGGCGCTGCGACTGGCCCGGCTGACCGGGGTGCGGGTGATCGCGATGACCCGCTACCGGGCCAAGGAGCGGGCGTTGCGGACGGCCGGCGCGGACGAGGTGGTGGTCGCCGGTGATCCGCGGCAGGCGTGCGAGGCGGTGCGCGCGCTCACCGGCGGGGAAGGCGTGGACCACGCGGTGGACTTCACCGGCAGCGCCGCGCTGCTGCGGCTGGCCGTCGACTCGCTGCGCCTCGGCGGCCGGCTGTGCCCGGCCGCCACCCAGCGTCCGCCCGGCCCGCTCCCGGTGACCACCGGTGACCTCACCCGGCTGGAGATCACCGTGTACGGCATCCGCGGCGCCCGCCACCGGGACGCGCTGCGGGTGCTCGCCCTGCTGGGCGACGGCAGCCTGCCGGCCACCCCGATCGCCGCCCGCTTCCCGCTGTCCCGGGCCGGCGCCGCCCACGAGTTCCTGGAACACAACACCACGGCTGTCGGCCGCGTGGTGCTCAAACCCGGCTGGTGA